The Scyliorhinus torazame isolate Kashiwa2021f chromosome 17, sScyTor2.1, whole genome shotgun sequence genome includes a window with the following:
- the LOC140394429 gene encoding crossover junction endonuclease EME1-like — protein sequence MLTNLSDETRNMYKSKEENQVLVLLSPNYFLKMVWSHKQKMKGIFTENICETFDSFIMRVLDKQLHRAATLAVIGLDTYTREKGLYSPVKRPKNSESNRVEDSESWVSRELGLTCADLDEVQVALQLQTHTTVWFLDDWQQFADHVATLTKAIARCPFKKQTEKMTFSFCPDGTWSTGVKVDKDGKGLLKLWKKQLQQLNRITQPVAMAIAQAYPAPKLLLRAYRQCTSEWEKQNLVSEVKVYAAGKRVDRRVGPDISRRLYIFMTSENSDIVLDKSG from the exons ACGAGAAACATGTACAAATCCAAGGAAGAAAATCAAGTTTTGGTGCTGCTTTCACCAAATTACTTTCTCAAGATGGTCTGGTCACATAAGCAG AAAATGAAGGGAATTTTCACAGAAAACATTTGCGAAACATTTGATAGCTTTATAATGAGAGTACTGGACAAGCAACTTCATCGAGCAGCCACATTAGCCGTCATTGGACTGGATACTTACACAAG GGAAAAAGGGCTTTACAGTCCTGTGAAACGACCGAAGAATTCGGAAAGTAATAGGGTTGAAGATTCGGAGTCCTGGGTCAGCAGGGAACTCGGATTAACCTGCGCAGATTTGGATGAG GTGCAGGTGGCCCTACAGCTGCAAACACACACGACAGTTTGGTTTTTGGATGACTGGCAACAGTTTGCTGATCATGTGGCGACGCTCACAAAGGCAATAGCTCGATGCCCTTTCAA AAAGCAGACAGAGAAAATGACCTTCTCCTTCTGCCCTGATGGGACGTGGTCCACTGGTGTGAAAGTGGATAAGGATGGAAAGGGCCTCCTGAAATTATGGAAAAAACAGCTTCAGCAGCTCAACAGGATCACCCAACCAGTGGCAATGGCTATAGCACAAGCCTACCCTGCACCAAAACTGCTCTTACGG GCTTACAGACAATGCACCTCAGAGTGGGAGAAGCAGAATCTTGTATCAGAGGTTAAAGTGTATGCCGCAGGAAAACGGGTGGATCGACGAGTTGGGCCAGACATTTCACGCAGGTTGTATATTTTCATGACTTCAGAAAATTCGGACATAGTTTTGGACAAAAGTGGTTAA